Proteins encoded by one window of Martelella endophytica:
- a CDS encoding urease accessory protein UreD: MPMMPASPQRTFGRGEVKAKYSRGRTRLDELYQDGAAKIRIPESFDGRMEAVLINTSGGLTGGDRLQWVMAAEAGTALTVTTQACEKIYKSDSGPASIDTELRVEGSARLDWLPQETILFDDASLNRRLDVDLAEDAEFLAIEAVLLGRKAMGEAVRYGNFRDRWRVRRSGTLIHAEDVRMTGDIENLVAQTAVLGGDVAFATLLYFGPRAEALMPKVREALGTAAAGASEWNGKLVARIVAADGYALRKSLIPALRVLRDGENLPKVWHL; encoded by the coding sequence ATGCCCATGATGCCGGCCAGCCCGCAGCGGACCTTCGGACGAGGCGAGGTGAAGGCCAAGTATTCGCGCGGGCGCACGCGCCTCGACGAACTCTATCAGGATGGCGCGGCCAAGATCCGCATTCCCGAAAGCTTCGACGGCCGTATGGAGGCCGTACTGATCAACACCTCCGGCGGGCTGACCGGCGGCGACCGGCTGCAATGGGTCATGGCAGCGGAAGCCGGCACGGCACTGACGGTCACCACCCAGGCCTGCGAGAAGATCTACAAATCCGACAGCGGCCCCGCGTCGATCGATACGGAACTGCGCGTCGAGGGCAGCGCCCGGCTCGACTGGCTGCCGCAGGAGACGATCCTGTTTGACGATGCCTCGCTCAATCGCAGGCTCGATGTCGACCTGGCGGAAGATGCCGAATTTCTGGCCATCGAGGCGGTACTGCTCGGCCGCAAGGCAATGGGCGAGGCGGTGCGCTACGGCAATTTCCGCGATCGTTGGCGGGTCCGCCGCTCCGGCACGTTGATCCACGCCGAGGACGTGCGCATGACCGGCGATATCGAAAACCTGGTGGCGCAGACGGCGGTGCTCGGCGGCGATGTCGCCTTTGCGACGCTGCTCTACTTCGGGCCCCGCGCCGAGGCGCTGATGCCCAAGGTGCGCGAGGCACTCGGCACGGCTGCAGCCGGGGCGAGCGAATGGAACGGCAAGCTGGTCGCGCGTATTGTCGCGGCCGATGGCTATGCCCTGAGAAAAAGCCTTATACCGGCACTACGGGTCTTGCGGGACGGCGAGAATCTGCCGAAAGTCTGGCATCTGTGA
- a CDS encoding DUF1272 domain-containing protein — MLDLRPNCECCDKDLPPESTEAMICTYECTFCRDCVEDVLKGVCPNCGGNFAPRPIRPAASLAKDPASTVRVLKAEGCGPRQLA; from the coding sequence ATGCTCGATCTTCGCCCCAATTGCGAATGTTGCGACAAGGATTTGCCGCCGGAAAGCACCGAGGCGATGATCTGCACCTACGAATGCACCTTCTGCCGCGATTGCGTGGAGGATGTGCTGAAGGGCGTGTGCCCGAATTGCGGTGGCAATTTCGCCCCGCGCCCGATCCGGCCCGCAGCCTCTCTTGCGAAAGATCCGGCGTCCACGGTGCGTGTGCTGAAGGCGGAAGGCTGCGGCCCCCGCCAGCTTGCTTGA
- a CDS encoding urease subunit beta, with protein sequence MIPGELITADGEIEINAGLPTVTVTVSNTGDRPVQVGSHYHFFEANPGLDFEREKTRGMRLDIPAGTAVRFEPGQTRDVTLVPFAGNRTVYGFRQQIMGKL encoded by the coding sequence ATGATACCCGGTGAACTCATAACCGCCGATGGCGAAATCGAGATCAATGCTGGCCTTCCGACGGTCACGGTCACTGTTTCGAACACCGGTGACCGGCCGGTGCAGGTCGGCAGCCACTACCATTTCTTCGAGGCCAATCCCGGCCTCGATTTCGAGCGTGAAAAGACACGCGGCATGCGGCTTGATATCCCCGCCGGCACGGCGGTGCGCTTCGAGCCGGGCCAGACCCGCGACGTGACCCTGGTTCCCTTCGCCGGCAATCGCACGGTCTATGGCTTCCGTCAGCAAATCATGGGAAAGCTCTGA
- a CDS encoding urease subunit gamma translates to MNLTPREKDKLLISMAAMVARRRLERGVKLNYPEAIALISDFVVEGARDGRPVAELMEAGAHVINRDQVMDGIPEMIHDIQVEATFPDGTKLVTVHEPIR, encoded by the coding sequence ATGAACCTGACGCCGCGTGAAAAGGACAAGTTGTTGATCTCCATGGCCGCCATGGTGGCCCGGCGCCGGCTGGAGCGCGGGGTGAAGCTCAACTATCCGGAAGCGATCGCGCTGATCTCCGATTTCGTCGTCGAGGGCGCCCGCGACGGCCGCCCCGTTGCCGAGCTGATGGAGGCCGGTGCCCATGTTATCAATCGCGACCAGGTGATGGATGGCATCCCCGAGATGATCCACGATATCCAGGTGGAAGCGACCTTCCCGGACGGCACCAAGCTGGTGACCGTGCACGAACCGATCCGCTGA